A segment of the Lycium barbarum isolate Lr01 chromosome 7, ASM1917538v2, whole genome shotgun sequence genome:
TACATATTATGGAACCGGCCTTCCAACTCAACTGATTATCTTGACAGCAAATAATGAACAATATTTGTTAGACCGACACATATCTCaaactttaaaaaaattatttagtcAAATTTTCAGTGTACTAAAATTAAACAAGAACATAATTCTTGGAAGTCAATAAAAGTTtggatttttaatttttataaataagtGAGCTAGGCCAAGCAAAGGTGTATGTATGAATTGTTCATGGCCTCCCATTATCTCAAGACCTTAGTGGAACAGCAGTAACCAAAAAATGGGAAAATCTCTGATATGTTTGGATTATTTTAATAATCTATATGATCAATTCACCTTCTTAGTTTAGGCTATATAAACTCCTAGTAACTCATTTCTCAAAAACACAAGAAATAGAAAAAGAGATATCATCTAGCCTTAGAATCCAAATATTCTCAATGGGAAGCCAAATGAAGAAGCAATGGCCTCAATTTGCTTGTGCTTTAGTATTTTTCTTGATTGCCACATGCACTATGGCATATTCACCCTCTTATAAAGCACCACAATTGTCTAAAAATGACTACAACGTGCCTTCAGTGCCTAAACAAGAATACAAGACCCCTTCTTTGCAAAAGAATGACTACTACAAGAAACCATCAGTTCCAGAAGACAACTACAAGAAGGTACCATCACTTCCAAAACATAACGACTACAAGGTGCCCTCAGTGCCTAAATCAGAATATAAGGCTCCATCTTTGCCAAAAAATGACTACTACAAGAAGCCATTAGTTCCAGAAGATAACTACAAGAAGGTTCCATATGCACCAAAGGTACCCTTAGCGCCTATACCGGAATATAAGGCTCCATCTTTGTCAAAAAGTGATTACTACAAGAAGCCATCAATTCCAGAAGATAACTACAAGGTTCCATCTGTTCCAAAGGTGCCTTCGGTACCTAAACCGGAATACAAGGCTCCCTCTTTGTCAAAGAATGACTACTACAAGAAGCCATCAGTTCCCGAAGATAACTACAAGAAGGTGCTATATGTTCCAAAGGTACCCTCAGTGCCTAAACCAGAATACAAGGTGCCCTCTTTGCCAAAGAATGACTACTACAAGAAGCCGTCAGTTCCAGAAAATAATTACAAGAAGGTGTCGTATGATCCCAAGGTACCCTCAGTGCCTAAATCGGAATATAAGGCTCCATCTTTGCCAAAAAATGATTACTACAAGAAGCCATCAGTTCCAGAAGATAACTATAAGAAGGTCCCATCTGTTCCAAAGGTACCCTCAGTGCCTAAACCGGAATACAGGACTCCATCTTTGCCAAAAAATGACTACTACAAGAAGCCATCAGTTCCAGAAGATAACTACAATAAGGTGCCATCTGTTCCAAAGGTACCCTCAGTCCCTGAATCGAAATACAAGGTTCCTAGCTCAGTGCCTAAACCGGAATACAAGGTGCCCTCTTTGCCAAAGAATGACAACTACAAAAAACCATCAACTTCTCCTCCACCACCTTACTACTACAATTCACCCCCTCCTCCTTCTCCATCACCACCTCCTCCATATTATTAAATTTTTCATCTTTCATGTTCAACATGTTTCCAGGAAGTCCTTCTCCAGCTCAACATATATTACCAAAATGTTATCGTATTGTGAGTTGGAGGCGTTAAATTTGTAATTCTTTACTTGTTTTTTTCTTATCCTTCTTCGGGTTGCAATTGTTTTGTCATttaaattgtattttgaatgttTCCAGAGGATCATTTCAATTCAATACAAGTTCTTTTTATCGAGTTTTTATGTATATTTCATCTATTCTTCGAGCAATTGCCAATTTCTTCACATGAATTTAATAGCAAAACTCTGGAACATAATAAGCATCAGAAACTTCAAAATAGGTATAATAAGGATTGGGTGATTCCAAGAGTAGGGTGGGCATTCCATGCGAAGAAAAGAAAGCAAAAGCGACTTTCGTAAGTAGCAGTGAGTAAAATTGGAGCAGCCTAAATTATGAAAACGGGATTATGAGAGAGCAATAAAAGTGTCGGGCTGCTAGGCAAACGCATCCCGAATTAtgcatgttgacacccaattttgacccCTTTCTTCCAACTTGTTTTCTTGAGCTTCTAAGTTAGTAAAATATCAAGTACCATtttattactattactactacaactattttttattaataattattaatattaattatttTGGTTAATATTTATTGttacaattgtcattgtcatcAGTGTATGTTTTCTATAATTACATATTAGTATTAAAATAAGAATTAtggtaaatttagaagccaaaaaaATTAAAGGAAGAAAGGAGCATTCTAAAGCAGCTCAAATCAGCTAATTTGAGCCCAAAACTAAAACCCAGCAGATCCAGTCCAAATAAAACCTATACTAACAAAATTACCTTCTTGCCACCTGAGCCGTGTCTATCAACgccttttttcccctttttttttttattttttatttttaaggcaGAATCTTTTTGTCTTCTACTCATATTTGGCTAGAGATTCAACCTTCATCAGCCATGGCAGAATTTTGTGTTTTGCCTTTGTGATAAAACGCTATGCCTATCTTAAGAAATTATGTGTCAAAGACTGATTTTGTTTAGTTTAGCTATAATAAAAATTATATTTCGGTTTAGTTTGAGACCCGTAGAAATCCAAAGTCATGTCTTCTTCACGTTTAGACACCTTAAACTTAAAGCATGATTTCATTTTAGGATTAGATATTTACATGAAGTCAGTTTCCGCTACAGGTTATTAATTCATTTAGTGTCTTTATACGGTGGAAATTTTAATGTTTTTTGTATGTTTCTCTGTAGCAAAATGATTAAAGATGATGATTGCTTTTTGTTTAGTTAGAAATGTTATGCAGACTATGTCTATGTATTTCCTCTCATAAAATGTGAACCCATGATTCTAGAGTACACTGCCTGTAGCTTTTCTCCATATATTTATGCACAAATATATAGGCTCTTAATCTTCATACATGTTCTGTTAATGCAAGTTATGTGTATTGAGCTTTCTTTTAAGGAATATCATCTAATGCCTTGCTTTATATTTCATTCTTCATGCCTTACAGAAATAATTTTGTTGTACTTTAAATCTATTATTTTATGTTTAATAGACGTGTATTTTAGCTCTTTTGTGTTGGTTCGAAAATCGTCAATTGCAAGATACAAATCTCGTTTCGCGTTTGCATAACTCGTGTCTTGAATAGTATATTTGTTGTATGACTTAATTGGCTATATCTGTTTTATTCAATATCATTTCCCCTTCATTTACGTGTACACTTCCGGAGCAAAATGGAGTCTTTCTAAAAGACTCACTGTTGCATAGTTTCTTGTTGTCGCTAGACATGGAATCCGCGTCATCTTTTCGGCCAACTCCCTCGCTCCCTTGAGATGCATCAAAGTAGAAAGAAAATGAAGCGTGGGGAAATCTAGAACCCGCATCCTCTCCTTCGTTCACTCCTTTCCCTCTCTGGAAAAGAAAGAGCGGACTGTTTCATTCTTTAGATTAGTTAACTGTTTTGTTTTCTTATTTGTGATTTTTTATTTGATTCGTTTAAGTTTATCGACATTAGAACACCTGGTTTAGAGGGGAAATCGGTATATTATTTCAACGAGTATCGAAAAGtaatgctttctttcaaaaactcTAATCTAGCTCATTCTATGGTATATTTTAATGTATCCAAATGATTTCATAACAACCAGATTTTCAAAGAGTCCAAATGATTCCTTTAAATTTGAGTTTGAGCTTCTGCCTATGTTAAAAATTTTGATATCTTAACGTTTTCCATGTTCTCAGTTTTCCTTAATGTCAAAGGCATTAAAGTCAGATTTTTATATTTAATAGAGTAAGTCAACTATTGAAAATTGTTATTTAGTTCTAAACCCATTTTTACCAACTTTAAGTCCAAACCTTTTTCTGTAAGTAAGTGTCTTTATCTAGTCTAATAACAGATTCAACTTTTTCTTGCTTAGGAAAATGACGTTTTCAAACTTTTTCTCATTTTGTTTTAAAGTATCCAATTTGAGAGTCTAGTCTTTAAATTTTAAAAGATGAGCTTTCCAAACGCCGTGCAATTTTAATACTTAAGTTCAACAAAATGCATTAGCACTTGTGTTTTAATTACATTTTCAAAGCCAAGTTAATtcacctaagtttggccggttaaCCGTATTTAACGGACCTTAAAGGATGCTTAACActttccctttaggataattagaacccttaccaaGAATCATATAAGTCAAGTAGACCTTTGAACCAGAGTTAATTTAGCATTatattaggtgccctaattcaccttaaaaataATTAGGTAGCAACTCTTTGCATAATTAATTAGGAATCACCAACATGTTGTACATTATTAtgacccgattaaaatggggtataacagcttggtgactccgctggggactttaggttctaaCTATAACAAACTTAGGTGAATTATTAAGTCGTTGAATGTTTGGTTGTGCTTAAATGTTTtctcttatgtttttttttttaatgtaataaTTAATGCTTCAATATGTTTCTTTAtgtgaatttttttatttaatgtaataatatgttaccgCTTTCCTTAACTGTCACTTCGTTCATATTTTCTCCACTActggaaattcacactatcacacgtacacgcgaggtgtgttttgcgcactcgcattttttttttttcaaaatcccaaattttagAAGAAttggcatatgcgcggggtgtccggaTTTTCCGTGTGACCGCacagccttctcactcgagtagtccgcttgGGAACCTTTAGTCTAGCGAACCAAATCTTAGTCtacctaggatagagctaaaccaacaccacTTTCTAGGGGCATGCATCATTTAAACTTAGGAGACTTAATATCCTTGGTATATTAAGTCCAGTAGTTAGCCTTAACCAAATGTCAAGTGGGTTCTCAACCCCGAATGACCTCATCATGTTACGtgtgcattatttggaaaatgaTTGTGCCAAAATGTGGATCATTTTCTCTAAATTAATTGAACTTTAGGAGGATAATATGACTAACCCTTTTGTAATGCAGGAAGTCATGAAGATCTAAAACTTTGGTAAAGAaacaaataccaaaaaaaaaaaaaaatcgccttGGCTCACATTATCGATTGACAAAGAAGCTTGGATGTGACGAAGATATGAACTTAGCttattaggattttttttttctttcatttgacATGAGCTTAAAGATATTTTTGTACTCCTTTTGGGAATAGAGTTGTTTAAATGATTAAAGAGCAATGAGATGATATATAATGGCATATTCATCTTTCAAATATACGCTAGGATTACCTCCGGCATGAGAGAGGTcccatgcatattaggacgcgttattgttttaCTCGTTTTTACAACTTGTTTGCTATATTTGCTATTGACTTAACTATTTTCGTGATTTGTTTGCTACATGACCTATCTGTTGTATGCTATGACTACTTATGTTTTCTCACCTCATCTAACGCCGTTTCttgtaaaaaaaaatgttttctttttattttattcccaaAAAGGCTTATTCACGCCGACACTTGAGATGACTGAAAATGAGAATACGAATACAAATGATGTTCCTCAATGGGAAGCACAAAGGCCGCGAAACAATGTGATTGATCCACCTATGGCGGACTTTTTGGATATTGGAAATGTCACCCTATTGAGGATAACCCTGAGATACCGACCATTTGGGATGCTGAATCAGGAGATGCCTTGAAGAATTGGACTTTTGCTCAGTCcctggttcgccgggagtcttggtagattaaAATTTTATTAGTATTTGAAAATGACACGATttaaaattgaggcttgaatcgtgTATAAGAACTCCATGTTGTTTTGCCTCTCCTTTTGGAAGCTCAAATGCAAAATCTATGAATGTTTCTCGTTTTCTTTAACTCTTTATCTCTATTTAATTACTCTTATTTTCTCTCTTTCAGCATAAAAAATAATAAACTTGTCGGTTCTATGATTATGACATGTAATGGAACAAATGAACAAAACATGAAAGCCCAACAAGAACTTGAGGAAGACGAGGATGCCATGCAACCCGATAAGTTAATCAAGGACTTTAAGCAGTTTGAGAATAAGGCAAGGTCTAATCTGGATGGAACTGAAGTGGTAAACTTAGGTAACTCGGAATTGATAAAAGAGACCAGAGTCAGTTTCCATTTGGCACCATTTGAAAAAGAAGCATTGGTTGAATTACTAAGGGGATACAAGAATGTATTCGCGTAATCCTATTCAAGACAGGATTCGAGTTTAAAAATCAAGAAGAAGCTAAGGTTAAGTTCGCACCGAATTGGCAAGGAGTGCTTAAGTAAGGAGCAATGATGCTAGCAAACAAGGCGGAAGTATGGTTGAATCCCATAAAATTCAGATGCAGTCTAGAGACACCACGCCTAGAAGTTGAAACTAGTTGTGTTTTTCTTTATGTGATATTGTAATATAATCGACCTTGGCGGAATATGTAGGTAATCTACATTAGGTTAGGTCACATTATAGTAGAAATTTCCaatttccttttgcttgtaatgcgaactacgttctgacctgattcccttggcgggatacgtaggtgGCCTACATCGGCTTCGGTCATTTTATAAGAAAAATCTCAATTTCCCTTTGCTTTGTATGTAACAAACCCCGTCTGGCCTGATTTTTGTCACAACATATCTCGACAGAATACGTAGGCAACCCGTGGAGGTTTCGACCCCTTAGTTTAAAATTTCTAAAATACGTGTCAACGAGCTATATTCAACCTGATGATTCGCCTAACAGGATAGGTAGGCAACCCACAAAGGGTTTAGATGCACACATTAAGATTTTAGTATTTTCTCCAAAGCTCAACTGCAGCAAAATTTTGGAAGGCATCGTCAGAGGATATTGGACATCATAAATATATGATTTAGTTGGGCTAGCATGTTGGGACAAAGGACGTTCGAACGCATGTCATAATTTGAGATCCGACAGGAAATTTTAGAAACTAGatgtatttaaaatatgtgtatGATATTTAGGCTATATAATTTtcaaatgatttttatttatttactaaGTCTACCTTGAACGGGACTACAAAGTCCAAGCAAGCAGGCGAGCAAGAAAGGAGCAAGGTTGGAAATCTCAAGTCAGCGTGAATAGCCTCCCCTCCCCCAATTCACAAATTTTCTTTGAATGTAGGAAAGTTCAAACAGGCAAAGGAGTGAATCTGTTACTCATTCACCAAGTGTTAACGAGGAAGTTTCAAACATACAGAGCAATGAAGTGGTGGTATTCACGAGACGGTTTGAAGTTTCTTAAACCAGTTGCACTAATTTCATCTTAAATGATTTAGCACTACTTTTGCACCGGCACTAACCACGATTTAGCACTAATCTCTCACCGGCGCTAACTATGATTTAGCACTAATGTTTGCACCGGCGTTCATTTTATCTCAAAAGATTTAGCAATAATTTGCATTGGCGCTAACTTTATTTAAAAATTTAGCATTAGATTGGCACCAGCGCTAACTTTGCCTCAAAAGATTTTGCACTAATTGTGCACCGGCGCTAACTTTATCTCAAAAGCTTTTGCACTAATTACGAGCGCTAACTTTATCTAAAAGGATTTTGCACTAATAGTGCACCGGCACTAACTTTATCTCAAATGATTTCAACCTAATTTTGCACCGGCACTAATTTATCCCATATGATTTTACCTAGCACTAATTTTTCCTCAAATGATTTTGCACTAACAATGATTTGATCCCAAATGATTTGGAATCTACAATAATTTTATTTCAAATGACTTTGCACTAACCTGATCTCAAACGATA
Coding sequences within it:
- the LOC132602704 gene encoding protein PELPK1-like — its product is MGSQMKKQWPQFACALVFFLIATCTMAYSPSYKAPQLSKNDYNVPSVPKQEYKTPSLQKNDYYKKPSVPEDNYKKVPSVPKSEYKAPSLPKNDYYKKPLVPEDNYKKVPYAPKVPLAPIPEYKAPSLSKSDYYKKPSIPEDNYKVPSVPKVPSVPKPEYKAPSLSKNDYYKKPSVPEDNYKKVLYVPKVPSVPKPEYKVPSLPKNDYYKKPSVPENNYKKVSYDPKVPSVPKSEYKAPSLPKNDYYKKPSVPEDNYKKVPSVPKVPSVPKPEYRTPSLPKNDYYKKPSVPEDNYNKVPSVPKVPSVPESKYKVPSSVPKPEYKVPSLPKNDNYKKPSTSPPPPYYYNSPPPPSPSPPPPYY